Proteins co-encoded in one Salmo salar unplaced genomic scaffold, Ssal_v3.1, whole genome shotgun sequence genomic window:
- the LOC123731780 gene encoding E3 ubiquitin/ISG15 ligase TRIM25-like yields the protein MAQQGVLLDKDQFCCSVCLDLLKEPVTTACGHSYCRSCIEDYWDQDVLKGVYSCPQCRQTFTPRPNLTKSNLLAEVVEKLKKTGLQAAPPPALCYAGPGDVACDFCTGTRKQKALMSCLACLASYCETHLQPHYDFSGFKKHKLVKATAQLQEKICSHHDKLLDVYCRTDQQCICYLCTMDEHKGHDTVSAAAERTEKQRQLGMSQQKVQQRFQKREKELKELQQAVESLKVMRTAVP from the exons atggctcagcagggagttctgctggacaaggaccagttctgttgttctgtctgtctggatctactgaaggagccGGTCACTACtgcctgtggacacagttactgtaggagctgtattgaggactactgggatcaggatgttctgaaaggggtctatagctgtccacagtgcagacagaccttcacTCCAAGGCCTAATCTGACAAAAAGTAACCTATTGGCTGaggtggtggagaaactgaagaagacaggactccaggctgctccccctcctgctctgtgctatgctggacctggagatgtggcgtgtgatttctgcactgggaccagaaagcagaaagctctcatgtcctgtctggcgtgtctggcctcttactgtgagactcacctacAACCTCACTATGATTTTTCTGGTTTCAAGAAGCACAAGCtagtcaaagccaccgcacaactacaggagaagatctgctctcatcatgacaaactgctggacgtttactgtcgtaccgatcagcagtgtatctgttatctgtgtacaatggatgaacataaaggccatgatacagtgtcagctgcagcagagaggactgagaaacag aggcagctggggatgagtcagcagaaggtccagcagagattccagaagagagagaaggagctgaaggagctccaacaggctgtggagtctctcaag